The stretch of DNA CCTGCGGCCGCGTCGCGACAGCGCGCGTCGGGCTCACCGCGCGGCCGTGACGGCGCGGGCCGCGGGCGGTGTGCCGGCGGTCGGCGCAATCCTGCTGTGGACAGCGGCTCCGGCACGGCCGGCCGGCCGCCATCCTTTCCGGGGCGGTAACCATGCCGGTCCTACCAGCCGCGACCCCGGACGGTGAGGCAGGTGGACGAATGGGCGACGACGTGGCTGCGATCCTGTTGACCCTCGTGACCGAGAATTCCGAGTTGCGCGAGCAGCTCGCCAGCGCGCAGGACATGCTGATGGAGACGGCCATCGATGCGGGACAGCTCCATGCCCGGATCCAGGGGCTGGAGGCCGAGCGCGACGCGTGGCGGGCCGAGGCCGGGCACCGGGAGGGCCGCGCCGCCCTGATGGCCTGACGGTTCGGCCGCGCGCCGATCGCGCGCCCGACGCAGGACCGGACGCCCGCGGGTCGGCGAGCGAGGCAGGCCGGCGCGCGTCGCGGCTTCGAGCCTGCCCGTCCCCGCGCGTCCCGGCGGTTCGCGGTCGGATCGGGGATCGGGTACGTTCAGAGGCCGTCGAACGATCGACTCGGGAGCGCGCGGCGATGGTCACGAACGTCCTGCCCCCGCTCGATCCGGCCGCGCTCCCGGCCGGCATCCGCGCCCGCTTCGTCGAGGGCGTCAACGGCCTGCGCATGCACGTGCTGGAGGCGGGCGAGGCCGGCCCCGACCGCCCCCTCATCCTGCTGGTGCACGGCTTCCCCGAGATCGCCTATTCCTGGCGGAAGGTCATGCCGGCCCTGGCCGCGGCGGGCTACCACGTCGTCGCCCCCGACCTCCGGGGCTACGGCCGCACCGCGGACGCGCCGGTCGCCTTCGCGGACGACCTCGCGCCCTACCGCCTGCACAACCATCTCCTCGACCTGCTGTGCCTGATGAGCGCCCTGACGCGCGACAGGGTCGCGGCGCTCGTCGGACACGATTACGGGTCCTGGGTCTGCGGCTACTGCGCCCTGGCGCGGCCCGATCTCTTCGGCACGGTCGCCCTCATGAGCGCGCCCTTCGCGGGGGCGCCGGGGCTCGACGCCCTGGCCCGGGGCCTCCGGACGCCGGCCGACGACCCGATCCACGCGGCGCTGGCCGCCCTGCCGCGCCCGCGCACGCACTATCACCGCTACTACGCGTCCCGACGCGCCGCCGCCGACATGGAGCGCAGCCCCCAGGGCCTCGCCGCCTTCCTGCGCGCCTATTTCCACCACAAGAGCGCCGACTGGCCGGACAACCGACCCCGCGCGCTCGCCGGCTGGACGGCCGAGACCCTCGCCGAGATGCCGACCTACTACGTGATGGATCAGGGCCGGACGATGCCCGCGACGGTGGCGCCGGAGATGCCGCCGCGGGACGGCGCGGACTGCGCCTGGCTGACGGACGCGGAGCTCGCCGTCTACGCCGCCGAGTACGCGCGGTCCGGCTTCCAGGGCGCGCTCCAGGGCTACCGGTGCCGCATGGATGGCAGCATCGACCGCGACCTCGCGCGCTTCGCCGGCCGGCGGATCGAGGTTCCCCTCCTGTTCGTGTCCGGAGCGCGCGACTGGGGGCCGTTCCAGGTGCCGGGCGCGCTGGGGCGCATGGAGGAGGCCGCCGGCGCGGGCCTGCTCGGCTGCCACTTCGTGGCGGGGGCGGGGCACTGGGTGCAGCAGGAGCGGCCCCAAGCCGTCGTCGACCTCCTGCTCGACGCGCTCGCACGCGGCGGGGCCGGGCACCGCACCGGCGCGTAGGCGCCCGCCGCCGCACCGCGTCCTCGGCTATCGGGGCGCCCGCCGCCCGGCTATGTCTCCCGCGAACCGGCCGGAGAACCGGTCGGACCGGGCGCACGGCGTCCGTTCCGGATCCTCGAGGGAGGCCGACCGATGGATGTCGAAGCGCGCGCCGTCCGGCGGGTCAGCAGGCGGCTGCTGCCCCTCCTGATCACCTGCTACTTCATCTCCTACCTCGACCGGGTCAATGTCGGCTTCGCCGCGCTGACCATGAACGAGGACCTCGGCATCTCCGCCACGGCCTACGGCCTCGGGGCCGGCATCTTCTTCCTGACCTACTTCGTGTTCGAGGTGCCGTCGAACCTGATCCTGGAGCGGGTCGGGGCGCGGGTGTGGATCGCCCGCATCATGCTGACCTGGGGGCTCCTGTCGGGCGCGATGGCCTTCATCGTCGGCGAGACGAGCTTCTACGCCGTGCGCCTGCTGCTCGGCGCCGCGGAGGCCGGCTTCTTTCCCGGCATCATCTTCTATCTCACGCTGTGGTTCCCCGCGCGCTACCGCGGGCGGATCATCGGCACCTTCATGGTCGCGGTCCCGCTGTCGAGCGTCGTCGGCGCGCCGGTCTCGGGGGCGCTGCTGGGCCTCGACGGGGTCTGGGGCTTCAGGGGCTGGCAGTGGCTCTACGTCCTCGAGGCCCTGCCGGCCGTCATCTGCGCCGGCATCGTCCTGGGCTTCCTGACGGACCGGCCGGCGCAGGCGGCCTGGCTGCCGGCGGACGAGCGCGCCTGGCTCACCGAGCGCCTCGCGCAGGAGCGGCGGGCGCGCGAATCCGCCCGCCGCTACAGCGTCCGGGACGCGCTCCTCGACCGGCGCGTGCTCGCCGTCGCCTTCGTGTATTTCGGCAACGTGGCGCTGCTCTACGGGCTCAGCTTCTTCCTGCCGCAGATCGTGAAGGGCTTCGACCTCACGAACGTCCAGACCGGTCTCGTCAGCCTCATCCCCTTCGCGATCGGGATCGTCGGCATGCTCGCCCTCGGACGCTCCTCGGACCGCCGGGGCGAGCGCAAGGGGCACGCGGCCTTCGCGCTCCTGCTCGCGGCCGGCGGCACGGCCGGGGCGGCACTGGTCTCCGATCCCTACGCCAAGATGGTCCTGTTCAGCGTCTCGGCCTTCGGCGTCTTCGGCGGCCTCCCGGTGATCTGGACGCTGCCCACCGCCTTCCTGTCCGGCGCCGCGGCGGCCGGCGGGATCGCCATCGTCAACGCCCTCGGCAACCTCTCCGGCTTCGCGGCCCCCTACGCGGTCGGCGCGATCAAGGATGCCACCGGCACCTTCACGGGCGGCCTCCTCCTCATCGCGGCGGCCGGGCTCGCCGCCATGGTGACGGTCCTCTGCCTCACCCACGACCCACACCTGGAGCAGGCCGCGGCGCGCGGTGCGCAGGCGGCGGAGTAGACGCGGCGGAGTAGACGCGGCGCAGGAGACGCGATCTGGGGGCAGGGGATCGCGCCGCCGCCCTGCCGCGCCCGGGGGGGGCGGCGGGTGGCGGCCGGCGGCCGATCGACTTATGGCAGCGTCGGACTGTCCTCCCGGCGGAGGCCGTGTTGCGGGGCCGCGCGAGCCCGGGGACACGCCGTCGCCGGCGACGCGCCGGCTCGAACCCATCGGAGCAGCCCATGAACGCACCCGCTCCCGCCCCCCGCACCCGCCCGGACGCGGCGACGATCGCGGGTCTCACCGAGGCCTTGCGGGCCGTGCTCGGGGACCGGGTGACGGAGAGCCGGGCCGTGCGCGAGCAGCACGCCAACCAGCTCACCTGGGCGCCGTGCGAGCCGCCGGACCTCGTGGTCTTCCCGCACACCACCGCGGAGGTGCAGGCCGTCGTGCGCGCCTGCGCCGAGCGCGACGTGCCGATCGTGCCCTACGGCGTCGGCACCTCCCTCGAGGGCCACGTCAACGCGCCGTTCGGCGGCGTCTCGATCGACACGGGCGCGATGAATCGCGTCCGCGCGGTCAATGCCGACGACCTCGACTGCACGGTCGAGGCCGGCGTCACCCGCAGGGCGCTGAACGCGTACCTGCGCGATACCGGCCTGTTCTTCCCCATCGATCCCGGGGCGGACGCCACGATCGGCGGGATGGCGGCGACGCGGGCATCGGGCACCAACGCCGTGCGCTACGGGACGATGAAGGATGCGGTGCTCGCGCTCACCGCGGTGATGCCGAACGGCGACATCGTCACGACCGCCCGGAGGGCGCGCAAGTCGTCCGCCGGCTACGATCTCACCCGGCTCCTCGTCGGCTCGGAGGGCACGCTCGGGATCATCACCGAGGTCACGCTGCGCCTGCACGGCATCCCCGAGGCGATCTCGGCGGGCATCTGCCCGTTCCCCTCGATCAAGGCGGCCTGCGACGCCACGATCCTGACGATCCAATCCGGCATCCCGGTCGCGCGCATCGAGCTGCTCGACGAGGTGCAGGTCGCGGCCTGCAACCGCTACTCGAAGCTGACCCTGCCGGAGACCCCGCTGCTCCTGGTCGAGTTCCACGGCACGGACGCGGGCGCGCGGGAGCAGGCCGAGCGGTTCGGCGAGATCGCCGCCGAGCTCGGCGGCGGCCCGTTCGACTGGGCGACCGGGGCCGACGCGCGCGCACGCCTCTGGCAGGCGCGCCACGACGTCTACTGGGCCGCGGTCGCGCTGCGGCCCGGTCCCACGATCAAGAACATGTCGACCGATGTCTGCGTGCCGATCTCGCGGCTCGCGGAATGCGTGGAGGCGACGAAGCGCGACATCGCCGCGACCGGGCTCACGGCGCCGATCGCCGGCCATGTCGGCGACGGCAACTTCCACACCCTCCCGCTCGTCGATGCCGACAGCCCCGAGGAGATGTCCGCGGTGGCCGGCTTTCTCGACCGGCTCGTCGCCCGCGCGCTGGACCTGGGCGGCACCTGCACGGGCGAGCACGGGATCGGCCAGAAGAAGATGCGCTTCATGGAGAGCGAGCACGGGCCGGAGGCGCTCGGCCTCATGCGGACCCTCAAGCGCGCCATCGATCCCCGGAACCTCATGAACCCCGGCAAGCTGATCCCCTGACGCGGACGCGGTCCGCGACCCGCCGGCCCCGGAGGGCCGCCCCTTCGCGGGCCTCGCGTCGTCCGACCGCGTCGGGCTCGACACGCGGGCGCTCGGGGCCCGGACCGCCGAGCTCGGCACGGCCCTGGCCGTGACCGCGCGGCCGTGTCGTCGATTGCGCCATCCCCTCAAGGCGGCCCGCGCCCATCAGCACCGTTGGCCGCTCGCGCGGATACGGAGATCGGGCTCGAACGGCGTCGGTGGATGGCGTACCCGGCGACAGGGCGGGATCGGTTTCTGCCCGCCCGCTCCCGGAGCCACGATCAGATGGCTTCACAGCGTCCCGTGAGCGGACGCTCCCGGTCGCGAGCCGGCGCGGGCGGGTGTGCCCGCGCTCAGGGCCCTCCATCGTCCGGGCCTGACCGACCTTCGGTCCGCGATACGCTTCGCATCGACGACAGGATCTCGGACCGGAGACATCGATCGCCTCACGGGCTGCGGCGATGTCGGTGCGTCGTCGGTTCTCCGATCCGGCGCGGCGTCGGCACGGCCGGCCCATCGTTCGCCCCTGCCCCGCGCTTCATCGCCGATTCGTCCGGTCCCAGCCGATCCTCCCGGCCAGCACGATCCGGGACCGGCCCGTCAACGCGGCGGCACCGGGCTCGGGAATCTACCGGACGCTGCGTCGCGGATAGCCGGCTTCACCGGCACAGCCGGGACGGATGTCCGCGAAGCCCGGAACCGGCCGCGAGGCCTCGCCCGAACCGGCGAGGATCGAGGGGAGGGCGGTCGCGCAGCGAGGCTGCACGCGCGGCGCCGCCTTATAATCCCGCTCCGTCGACCGCGGCGTGTGAATTATTTTGCTTGCCATAGGATCCTGGCACACAGAATAATGCATGCCGCAAAGCCAATATCGGAACCCGACACGAGGTTTCGGCGAGGCCGGCGATGCGCCGACGTGCACGCCAATCCTATAGCACGTCGCCGAATGTCAGCGCAGGGACGAGGGAGGAAGCTCATGGCCATGCCAAACGCCACGCCGGCTACGGCAATACCCAGTACCAATCGATGGCTGCAGATCGTGCTCGGCGTGATCTGCATGGTTGCCGCGGCGAACATCCAGTATGCCTGGACGCTGTTCGTTCCCGAGATCCAGAAGACCTTCGGTTGGGACCGCGCCGCGATCCAGGTCGCCTTCACGATCTTCGTCGTCGTCCAGACCTGGCTGACCCCGATCGAGGGCTACTTCATCGACAAGTACGGCCCTAGCCGCGTCGTGATGTTCGGCGGCCTGATGACGGGCCTGGCCTGGGTCATCAACTCCTACGCCACCAGCCTGAGCGGCTTCTACCTCGGCTCAGTGGCCGGCGGTATCGGCGTCGGCTGCGTCTACGCCACCTGTGTCAACAACGCGCTCAAGTGGTTCCCGGACAAGCGCGGCCTGGCGGTCGGCCTCACGGCGGGCGGCTACGGCGCCGGCTCGGCGCTCACCATCCTGCCGATCGCCAAGATGATCGACGGTGGCAACTACGCCCAGGCCTTCTTCGTCTTCGGCCTGATCCAGGGCGCCATCATCATTGCCGCCGCCATCGCCATGCGCGCCCCGCGCAAGGATCAGGTGCCGTTC from Methylobacterium radiotolerans JCM 2831 encodes:
- a CDS encoding alpha/beta fold hydrolase, with protein sequence MVTNVLPPLDPAALPAGIRARFVEGVNGLRMHVLEAGEAGPDRPLILLVHGFPEIAYSWRKVMPALAAAGYHVVAPDLRGYGRTADAPVAFADDLAPYRLHNHLLDLLCLMSALTRDRVAALVGHDYGSWVCGYCALARPDLFGTVALMSAPFAGAPGLDALARGLRTPADDPIHAALAALPRPRTHYHRYYASRRAAADMERSPQGLAAFLRAYFHHKSADWPDNRPRALAGWTAETLAEMPTYYVMDQGRTMPATVAPEMPPRDGADCAWLTDAELAVYAAEYARSGFQGALQGYRCRMDGSIDRDLARFAGRRIEVPLLFVSGARDWGPFQVPGALGRMEEAAGAGLLGCHFVAGAGHWVQQERPQAVVDLLLDALARGGAGHRTGA
- a CDS encoding FAD-binding oxidoreductase, coding for MNAPAPAPRTRPDAATIAGLTEALRAVLGDRVTESRAVREQHANQLTWAPCEPPDLVVFPHTTAEVQAVVRACAERDVPIVPYGVGTSLEGHVNAPFGGVSIDTGAMNRVRAVNADDLDCTVEAGVTRRALNAYLRDTGLFFPIDPGADATIGGMAATRASGTNAVRYGTMKDAVLALTAVMPNGDIVTTARRARKSSAGYDLTRLLVGSEGTLGIITEVTLRLHGIPEAISAGICPFPSIKAACDATILTIQSGIPVARIELLDEVQVAACNRYSKLTLPETPLLLVEFHGTDAGAREQAERFGEIAAELGGGPFDWATGADARARLWQARHDVYWAAVALRPGPTIKNMSTDVCVPISRLAECVEATKRDIAATGLTAPIAGHVGDGNFHTLPLVDADSPEEMSAVAGFLDRLVARALDLGGTCTGEHGIGQKKMRFMESEHGPEALGLMRTLKRAIDPRNLMNPGKLIP
- a CDS encoding MFS transporter; translated protein: MDVEARAVRRVSRRLLPLLITCYFISYLDRVNVGFAALTMNEDLGISATAYGLGAGIFFLTYFVFEVPSNLILERVGARVWIARIMLTWGLLSGAMAFIVGETSFYAVRLLLGAAEAGFFPGIIFYLTLWFPARYRGRIIGTFMVAVPLSSVVGAPVSGALLGLDGVWGFRGWQWLYVLEALPAVICAGIVLGFLTDRPAQAAWLPADERAWLTERLAQERRARESARRYSVRDALLDRRVLAVAFVYFGNVALLYGLSFFLPQIVKGFDLTNVQTGLVSLIPFAIGIVGMLALGRSSDRRGERKGHAAFALLLAAGGTAGAALVSDPYAKMVLFSVSAFGVFGGLPVIWTLPTAFLSGAAAAGGIAIVNALGNLSGFAAPYAVGAIKDATGTFTGGLLLIAAAGLAAMVTVLCLTHDPHLEQAAARGAQAAE